From the SAR202 cluster bacterium genome, one window contains:
- the rsmD gene encoding 16S rRNA (guanine(966)-N(2))-methyltransferase RsmD, translated as MRITSGIYKGINIILPKSSTIRPTSEKIRMALFNTLGDLIINTTLLDIFAGSGAIGIEALSRKASSVDFLEKDPQLCNMINNNLEKLKLQNSCKVFQGNATSILKQLNSKYDFIFADPPYEYKNKEEILSIIEKSELLNPEGMIILEHRSNENINETLLNIEKFDVRKYGDTQISFYKNIK; from the coding sequence AGTTCAACAATCCGACCAACATCTGAAAAAATCAGAATGGCATTATTTAATACATTAGGTGATTTAATTATAAATACCACTCTGTTAGACATATTTGCAGGAAGTGGCGCAATAGGTATCGAAGCTCTCAGTAGAAAAGCGTCTTCAGTAGATTTTTTAGAAAAAGACCCTCAATTATGCAATATGATCAATAACAATTTAGAAAAACTTAAACTACAAAATTCATGCAAAGTATTTCAAGGTAACGCAACCTCCATATTAAAACAATTGAACTCAAAATATGATTTTATATTTGCTGACCCACCTTATGAATATAAAAACAAAGAAGAAATATTATCCATAATTGAAAAATCAGAATTGCTAAATCCTGAAGGTATGATAATATTGGAACATCGATCAAATGAGAATATAAATGAAACATTGCTAAATATAGAAAAATTTGACGTAAGGAAATATGGGGATACCCAAATTTCTTTTTATAAAAACATAAAATAA
- the coaD gene encoding pantetheine-phosphate adenylyltransferase, whose translation MVTVLYNGTFDPVTKGHEDLVYRASELFDRVVVGVFDTPAKSLLFTTDERVKLFSESIKNLSNVEIQPYTGLSVDFAASINAKAIIRGVRSITDADYEATMVMMNRKLQPNLDTVLLYTSLEYQFVSSTLIKEVAKYKGDVSEFVSEHVANAIKMKYANGS comes from the coding sequence ATGGTAACAGTTTTATATAACGGAACATTTGATCCAGTAACAAAAGGTCATGAAGATTTAGTTTATAGAGCTTCTGAATTATTTGATAGGGTTGTCGTAGGAGTATTTGATACTCCAGCAAAATCACTATTGTTTACTACTGATGAAAGAGTTAAGTTGTTCTCAGAATCAATTAAAAATCTCAGTAACGTGGAAATTCAACCTTATACAGGACTATCTGTAGATTTCGCCGCATCGATAAATGCCAAAGCTATTATAAGAGGTGTCAGAAGTATAACCGACGCAGATTATGAAGCCACTATGGTAATGATGAACAGAAAACTACAACCAAATTTGGATACTGTGTTATTATATACTAGTTTAGAATATCAGTTTGTAAGTTCAACTCTTATTAAAGAAGTTGCAAAATACAAAGGTGATGTTAGCGAGTTTGTGTCTGAACACGTAGCAAATGCTATTAAAATGAAGTATGCTAATGGAAGTTAA